The nucleotide sequence gaaaagtgtttaaatgagtATGGGATGTTTTGAAATGCACAAAGAAGCCCATGTGCAATTGTCGGGTTCATTAGAAGGTTACTGCAGGATAAAACTGTTGCAAGAGAACCGAACGGGCCTGAACGCTGGCGTTTGTGATTTCGCTTACCCAGAACTGGCCGAGTGTGTTGATGTGCTGGGTTTTTAGAAGGGCATCGTCGTCGCTATTCATCAGACTTTTCCCATGAACCACTGCTGCATTGTTCACCAGAATAGTCACATCGCCAACCTTTTAAAGAAGCAGAAACATTCCAGCTTATACTCGTGCTGTACATCTGCAcattaaacattcaaaacatttcCTTCTTCTTCAGTTAACAGGTTTCGGTTTTACCCAGTGTCCGTACTCATTTTCCTGTCGACAACTTGTTCTATAAACCCTACTCGTGCTGTATTACAACTCAAATGGAAGACCTGTTCACTAAATCTGCCTTCAGGTGTTCAGCTGTTGTAATTGAATTCCTTTAACCTAATGTTGATGGACATCATGTTCCTCAAGGCACCGCCTTTTCACGGACTGAAATAacattccgctccttgaaggtgCAGTGGGTAGTGCAAACATGGCGTGTTTCACGTTACCTTTTCCCTCACCACCTTGGCCTGCTCGTACACTTCCTCCCTGTTTCCCACGTCACACACAAAGTAGTGGCATTCTGTCCCCGTCGCGGAGATCTCCTCGCACGTCTCTCGCAGGCACTTCTCCGTACGGCCCCAAAGAACTATCTGAGGGGAGAATCAAAATCAGAACAGTGCAGTTTAACTTGTTTGAGGATTCTAGGAATATATTCTAAGCTTTTCTCATCCTTGTCATCATGCATGAGATTACCACAGACAAGGATTTCAACATACGTCCGGTTGATTCACATCTTAGTAATGAAAGttcaattgaattaaattgttaGTTATAATATTTGATTATACAGCACAAATTTTAGAGTTGTACAATAAGAGAACTCCAGTTGCTCATtctttttctcaattttttttttttatctatgagCAATAAGACCAAAATTAAGGCATTTCTATGTTTACTTTGAACTGCCCAACATAAACATATTTGACATAATGATCTGACACAAATCTTTATTGACTTCGTTAACGACCTTTGACTTTAAGTCAATGTTGGAGCTTTTGCACCAACaggttttctttccttttcttattCCCCTGTGGAAGTTGCACATACACTATACAAGTCTTTTATAGGACTTGAGGTTGAGGAACTCGAAAGTAGTCCTTTAACACAACCCAGAACATACAGCGATCCCTGTGATCGCCAAAAATCATTACACAAACAAAGAGCCAGGGTTTCTTTGGGGGAAAAGTCCAATGATGTATTCCTGAATCTTTCTGCAGGAGAGCCAGTGAGAGTGATAGCAGACGGGGTCGGCCTGCGGGGGCTGCTCCGCTCACTGGCTATTAGATGTGTCATTCAGGGAGGGGGTCAGAGAAAGGTAACACAAGAATGAGTCCTCCTCCCTTGGCCCGTCCATCttcatctctctcactcatacacaaacacacacgctcaaAGGCATTACACGGTTCAGTCGCCTGATGAATTCTTTCTTGTCTGCTTAATATCTCGGCGAGCGAGAagaggaaaaacagaaagacagaaatagAGAAAGTACTTGGATCAGTAGGGAACAGGTGTGGGCTCTCGAAAGAACGGCAAGCCCTCCTGGCTCGTGCCCGATCAGTGTCGCAATCAACACAcccacacgcgcgcacacacacacaaacagcatcTGATTATCAGGAAAAGTTTAAGCAGCAGGGCCACTGGAGCCTGGGGTCAGGCTTGGGCCATGGAGCTCCTGCCTCTGTGCGTTTACCCTAACATGACACCATTTACATACTCTGCAGTTTCCTTATGGAAAATCTGCTTTGAAGATAGATACAcgcaatgttttttctctttttctctctgtccttcGACGAATCATTTGATGAATCAGTTTCCTAGGCATATGGGGCCTTCTGATATGTATATTGAGTAAGCATTAAGAATCTTTCCAAGAATCAAGGCTATATTTCCATTATACTTTACAGTTCACTACAGCAGATAAGCCGGAATGACTCTTTCTGACATGTGTGTGCCTGCTTCGTttggcttacacacacacacacacacacacactcactcactcagctcTATTCCTGTGGCTTTCAGTTTGAGCCTTCCTGCAGCCTGCACAATAACACTGATGACATCACCAGCCCTACTCCACTAAAACTGGCTGACCTACCAATGAACTTGGCTGTAATAACCAATCTGTAAGGTGCTTTTTTGCCTACTTCACCACCTGCATGTGATCcattcacacacccacacccacccacacacatccACAGATGTACACACCTACACTCGGGAGCATTCACCTTTGCTCACtttgcctcacacacacaatcttgtAAAGTAGAACAGTTATTCCTGCCACTCAGTCtcactggaaaacaaaacaaaacttccACCTAAATGATATCGGATATCATTCTGTAGGGTTTGGGTGAGAATTTGAAGGATTGTTTTTCGAGCTTTGAAATTTGACTGTTCTGCCAAGAAAATCGTAGCCACGATGCGTTTGAACTTTGGTGAACTTTTGGTTCAATGTAAggtcccccccacacacacaatccccccccccccttgagTACAGGGAAGTTATGAGGGAGAAGGTTAAAAAGTCACAGATCATTTAAACTCAACAAAACAGTCAGTCTTGCCTGTCAGCACTCCATTGTGGGGCATTTGTAAAGGCAGAAAGGCTTCGGAAAcacctgtgtttgtgtgcctgCAGAGGAGAATCTGAGGAGGCACATGAAACACAACCGAGTCTGCATTCATTGGACTCCCAAGTGCGAAGTCTAAAGTCTAGACACGTTAACTAATGCCATCACGTGGAGAAAGTATAGTGTGGATGCAAAACTTCTAAAATGAGCAAAGCGGTTACGCCATTGGACTATGGGGTTCAagccaccaagttgtccctgttgggcccttgaattCTTAACTTCCTTACTGTAGATGTGTAATGAAGTAAAAACGTATGAAGTtttggataagggcgtctgttACTGTAGGTGGTGTAATGTAAATGGAACATAGTGGATATGTGGAAAGATTTTGTGCAACAAGTTCACTATTTAACTTTGAAGTGTATGCAATTATTGTTTTATGATCTAGTACACTCCTTAAACTGATATTGCATGCATTTTACAAAGAGCTAAGCCAAAGTAGAAACAGATCTATCTATGTCAGTACTACATGTTACATACATTTTATCATGAGCTGAGCCAAAATAAGCTGAATCAGAATGAGTTGAGCCAGAataggtgtatatatatatatactgtgtgtgtgtgtgtatatatatatacaccctaGCCATAAGTTACCTGGAGCTGCCCATGCATTGAGGACCAACACTCCCCTATAATCCCACATGTAGCACGTGAGTGGACTTTTCGTACCTTTTTGGCTCCTTGCTTGGCGAACTCTTTGGCCAAGTGTCGCCCGATTCCTCTGCCTCCCCCGGTGATCAGCACCACATCCACGCCGAGATCTTTGCGCTTGTGCGGCATCAGCAGACGCGCCGCGGCTTTCAGGACGCAGAGGAAGATTTGGAGCGGGAAAAGCAGCGCGCAGCACAACATCTTCACATCCATCACACTGATCAACAAAAAATACGTCTAGTTTACGCGTGTTTGGAAATCCTGAGCTGTCAGCGGCTCTCGCTCCTGCAGTCAATATCAGGAAATCTCagcgtcaaaaaaaaaaaaagaaagaagaagaagaagccgcCGCGCTCGctagcgcgcgcacacacctcAGGTACGGTGGAGTCGACCTGTGAGCCAGGTGTCCCGGTGGAGCTGAGTCAAGTGACGGACTGACTCAAGTCTGACTGACTGACGCGCACTGAGACCGGGTTTAGAGCTGACGCACTGAAGTGAGAGAAGTGGGACGGTGCTCTTATGTACCGCCTCAGCATCAGAGATCAGAGCGCTCGCAGGCTGATGGAGGCGCTGAGGACGCCGCAGACTCTCAGGAGCTCATCACCACTGCATGGTTCCGCGCTTGGACGATGGAAGTCAAACACACTCCACCGCTGGAAAGTTATCGAAaactactgtatacatttattctgtgtgtgtgtgtgtgtttttcttccctAGTTGGATCAGCAACTGAGTTAAACTACCTGAGTCTAATTCCCATATTTTAagcaggtaaaaaaaacaagattggAAGTCATGATTTAAAGGATTTATTCCTCATTGGCAAATCCCAATCTATACTATTCTAAAAAGTAGGTCTCCTTTTATAGGCTTCAAccaaatagaacctgaaaatactTCCTCCAAAAAGTCATTTCACATAGAACATCTGCTGTAGCCCTTTTTATAAAACTCTCAAAAGTTAATGAGAGATACTCCTGATTATGTTTTCTTTGTCTGTGCTAGGTAGTGCACTAATAAGACATGGTTCCATCCATTAACCTTTAGAACCATtcattcaatcaatcaatcaatcaatcaatcatttaTTCGTCTTCAGTaactctttttattctttatataacCTTCTTTATATGACTCTCAAGGGTTCATGAGAAATACCCCTGATTATGTTTTCTATAagtgtgttttctttgtttgtgctAGGTAgtgcagtaataaaaaaaaaaaacagctccatCCATCCCCCCTAAGagctattcattcattcattcattcattttgagaaACTACTTTATCCTATAGATCTGGATGCCATACTGGGAACGCTGGGACAccttagcgctgtcgccttgcacctctagggtccgtgttcgattcccacctccggtctgtgtgcatggagtttgtacagtatgttctggtttcctcccacagttcaaagacatgcatcaGGTTAACTGGcactcccaaattgcctgtagtgtgtgtgtgatgggttaGCACCCCAACCAGGgagtaccctaagtctcctgggttagGCCCTAGACCCCCCGTGACCCCgtaaacaggataaagcagtatagatgatgagtgagtgagtgagtgtactgACAGTTGTTTTTGACAATTAGGAGAAAACCCATGAGGATGCATGATGAACATTCACAGAATCTTCAAAAGGACAGTGTGCTGAGCTCAGGACTAAACCGTTATGAGACAGACATTATTGCTTACTCACTGTGCCACCCAGGGCTCGTCCAGGTACAAATGTCTCTTGGATATTCtttatagattattattattgttattatcatcatcatcatcatcatcatcatcatttttttgctgtttttgcaGTAGTGGTGAAAATGACAACCCATTATTtcaaagaaatatttattattgagCTTTCCCTCATTATTAGCCTTTTTCACTGGTCATGTAAAATGAAAGGGGTTAAGCCAAACCTCAGTTACTCAAAAATAAGTCAAGTCGCCTATAAACAACAGCATAATGTGTTCAGTCCGTGGAAAGTTCAGGAATAAAAAGTTCTACGAGCTATAAATAGCACAACATTTGAATAGTTGGATTATGTTCATGAAATAAATCTGTACTGAAGGAGTTTGTGGAATTTCCATTTTGATCCAGGGCGCTGTATTATTTCTGTGCACTTTAAAAGATCTGTGActgtaaaacattaattaacttCTGCTGTAAAACAAAGGGtccatttcagattttttttttttttttgtaaacgtaaaaaaaaaaaaaactattatgtGACAAAAGCAGAGTGGTTTTACTTCACACGCCAAGGTaaatctttaaatcattttattgggAAACCTGTAAAGGTCCTCTGTAACCCCTACAGCACAGCATCtttcttattcacacacattatCTATTACACTGACCAGCAACTCCTGCCTTTTAATAAGAGTACAATcaacttctttaaaaataagttgAACTGACTAAACTTGTCATGTTTGTGTCTAGAAGTCTCTACTGCCATCTACCGGTCAGACCTCGCAAGTGACACTGATGTCAGGTCCATTGTATGATGGTCTAAATGGCAAGCGTGTGGTGATTTGCACTTCCATATATATTGTAGCTGACATGCACAGGTTTTCGTTCAGGAGCAAAACCATGGCTCAGAAAGTCCTTGTTAAGTCTTTTCAAGTGAACAGAAGATGTCAAAGAGAGGAACGGTGCGCGTCTCTCCTGTGTATGTTCATGTAAACTCCAGGATCAGTGACAGCAGCAGTATGATGAGTGTGGGTGCAGATACACGTCCACTCGAGTCAGCAACTACAGGCCAGAACACAGTGATGAAAAGATGTCACTGTTtaagcactgttttttttttaatatccatTATGCAATTTTATCCATTACTGATTATGTTAGTAGCATCATCATGTGCCTTACCATTTAAGTGCAGTGTCTCCTTCCTTATTCTTGGATTctctatacaaacaaaaaacaaatcgtAGGACAAAATTCTGAGCAGAGCCTTACATCTACTGTCCTTattgattttttaatatttaaatctaaataaacaaaGCCTCATGTGTCGCGTTTGAGTCTTTGTATAATTTAGGATACATTCCATGTCTATTAATGAAAAGCATATGTATTCAAAGTATTCTCTTTAAACATATAATATTTGACCTATAAAGGGAATGCATGGTACCATATCAGACAAATATTATGTGAATCCTGTACTTCACTTAGCTTAAAAATTGTTATAATGTCACCAGACTGTCAGTTTTTGCCACATCTGCTGTAGAGTTACGCCTTTATTCCTCACATgtgcattactgcacagtgaaattctttattctattCATATGCCAGCTTTGTTAGTCtgaggtcagagcgcagggtcagccactatccagcacccctggagcagaagGGTATTGCGCAAAGGCACAACAGTGTCAATTTGGTGAAGCTGGGGCCTGACccaccaaccttctgatcaggaACTCAGAACCTAAACACAATGAGCTCCCACTACCCCGAACATGTTTTGGtttcaaaatatattaatttaaatttttttatttcaatagtcttaaatacataattaataatagtagtaataatcatcatcatcattttgtcATTTGAATTATATATAAGAGTcagcccaaaaaatatatacacacttcaggaaaataaaaatagtatgatgtttattatattaatccaatattattatatatattaatatataacatatagcaataaatttcatataaaaaatatttgtccaagtttttattttcctgaagtgtaAACCTTTTCCTACAATTTTTTTGACTGGCTTtgtgtctatatactgtatatatatatatatatatatatatatatatatatatatatactcagcaaaaaaagaaacgtccctttttcaggactgtacaTTTCAACAAtattgttgtaaaaatccaaataatccaaaaatcttcattgtaaagggtttaaacaatgtttttcatgcatgtttatttaccataatcaattaattaacatgcacctgtggaatggtcgttaagaccttaacagcttacagaaagtaggcatttaaggtcacagttctaaaaacgcaggacactaaagagacttgtctaccgactgtgaaaaacacccaaaggaagatgcccagggtccctgctcatctgcgtgaacgtgcattaggcatgctgcagggaggcatgaggactgctgatgtggctagggcgataaatcgccatgtccgcactgtgagacgcctaagacagcgctacagggagacaggaaggacagctgatcatcctcgtagtggaagaccacgtgtaacaacacctgcacaggatgggtacatccgaatatcacacctgcgtgacaggtacgggatggccacaacaactgcccgagtcacaccaggaacacacaatccctccatcagtgctcagactgtccgcaataggcagtccatgaggaggagatgcactgcagtacttcaagcagctggtggccacaccagatactgactggtacttttgattttgagcctcccttcattcagggacacattgtgaaacatttttagtttgtgtcttatggtgttgactcttttagtgttcatacaaatatttacaaattaagtttactgaaagtaaaaacagttgaaagtcagaggaagcttttttttttgctgagtatatatatatatatacagtggtgtgaaaaactatttgcccccttcctgatttcttattcttttgcatgtttgtcacacaaaatgtttctgatcatcaaacacatttaactattagtcaaagataatataattgaacaaaaaatgcagtttttaaatgatggtttttattatttagggagaaaaaaaatccaaacctacatggccctgtgtgaaaaagtgattgccccccttgttaaaaaataacttaactgtagtttatcatacctgagttcaatttctgtagtcacccccaggcctgattactgccacatgtgtttcaatcaagaaatcacttaaatagaagctacctgacacagagaagtagaccaaaagcacctcaaaagctagacatcatgccaagatccaaagaaattcaggaacaaatgagatcaaaagtaattgagatctatcagtctggtaaaggttataaagccatttctaaagctttgggcctccagcgaaccacagtgagagccattatccacaaatggcaaaaacatggaacagtggtgaaccttcccaggagtgggcagccgaccaaaattaccccaagagcgcagagacaactcatccgagaggccacaaaagaccccaggacaacatctaaagaactgcaggcctcacttgcctcaattaaggtcagtgttcatgactccaccataagaaagagactgggcaaaaacggcctgcatggcagatttccaaggcgcaaaccacttaagcaaaaagaacattaaggctcgtctcaattttgctaaaaaacatctcaatgattgccaagacttttgggaaaataccttgtggaccgacgagacaaaagttgaactttttggaaggtgcgtgtcccgttacaactggcgtaaaagtaacacagcatttcagaaaaagaacatcataccaacagtaaaatatggtggtggtagtgtgatggtctggggttgttttgctgcttcagaacctggaaggcttgctgtgatagatgaaaccatgaattctactgtctaccaaaaaatcctgaaggagaatgtccggccatctgttcgtcaactcaagctgaagtgatcttgggtgctgcagcaggacaatgacccataacacaccagcaaatccacctctgaatggctgaagaaaaacaaaatgaagactttggagtggcctagtcaaagtcctgacctgaatcctattgagatgttgtggcatgaccttaaaaaggcgattcatgctagaaaaccctcaaataaagctgaattacaacaattctgcaaagacgagtgggccaaaattcctccagagcgctgtaaaagactcgttgcaagttatagcaaacgcttgattgcatttattgctgctaagggtggcccaaccagttattaggttcagggggcaattactttttcacacagggccatgtaggtttggattttttttctcactaaataataaaacccatcatttaaaaactgcattttgtgtttacttgtgttatctttgactaatagttaaatgtgtttgatgatcagaaacattttgtgtgacaaacatgcaaaagaataagaaatcaggaagggggcaaatagtttttcacaccactgtatatatatatacacacacacacatagcgcaTTGTCATTGACTATATTAATAGACTGACAATTTTGTCGCCTACATTGTGGTTTAcagattcttctttttttcaataaattaccTATTCAAAAATGATGTTaaactgtttattaaaatgGGAAGTGTTCTACCCGGCAAGTTCACTGAAATTATGGGTCAAAATTGGGAAATTGTCAACTGTGCTACCCAGTAGTGTAGATAATCAGGCATCATTTCTACATCATTAGTGTTATCAGTCTACAAATGTCACAGCACACATTATTCACATGGCTACACTTTCACTTTCTCCCTCATCAACTCATTTTACAAATCCaactgttttaaatatattaaaaagagGAGATACTGGGCTGGGTGTGATGCTGGAAGGAGTGTACAGTACCTGGAGTTGCAGGATAAAGTTTTATTAGTAACATAGTTGACAACCATGAGTAGTGAAACCATCCTTTACCTTGGAAAAAGGTTTTGCAACTAGCAGATATGATACACTGATAGAA is from Clarias gariepinus isolate MV-2021 ecotype Netherlands chromosome 22, CGAR_prim_01v2, whole genome shotgun sequence and encodes:
- the dhrs3a gene encoding short-chain dehydrogenase/reductase 3a encodes the protein MDVKMLCCALLFPLQIFLCVLKAAARLLMPHKRKDLGVDVVLITGGGRGIGRHLAKEFAKQGAKKIVLWGRTEKCLRETCEEISATGTECHYFVCDVGNREEVYEQAKVVREKVGDVTILVNNAAVVHGKSLMNSDDDALLKTQHINTLGQFWTTKAFLPRMLELRHGHVVCINSILSLSSIPGAIDYCTSKASAYAFMESLTLGLLDCPGVDCTTVLPFHTDTEMFQGMRVRFPQLFPPLNPEMVAHRTVDAVRTNTAFVVLPWTMHFLVILKSLLPQGALEEIHKFAGSYTCMNTFKGRT